In the genome of Desulfomonile tiedjei, the window CGGTGTCCGATGTCGATAAGTTGAATGGTTGGCCCGTTGCCCGTATTGAAATAACTACCGCTCGAGGAAGCGGAATTGCTGACATTCTTATCCATTTCCATAAGCCATCCCCTGGTGCAGTTCCGAGTTTTTCAACGGGGGTGAAAGGTTGCCCCACACCCCCGCCGGGTTATCAGGTCATCACGTGGTCTTGGTTCCCATCAGGATATAATGGGATAATCCGGTACCGTCCGCGGAGCAGGTCTTCCGATAGGCTATGACATCCTTCATTTCTTCATCACCTCCCTTCGTCTCCAAGAAATAAAAAACCCTGACACCTTGAAGGTGCAGGGTTCTACTTTTCCATCATTTCTACCCTAGTCTAAACGCCCGTCTTCTGGCTTTCGGATCGACCTCTGCCCGCCCTTCCCATCCGGCTTAGACCGGACAGTGGATATGCGGGGTTCGTAACCGATTACAGCGGCGGGACCGCCACGGATTTACACCGTGTTCCGTTAGCGTCCAGACTTTCTTCTGGTCATTTAGCGACAAATCGCATCCAAGTGTCAAGAGAAATGTCCCCTCATGAGGACTGGGAATGCGTTTGTCCGGCGTATTTGGGTCACGTGGAGACAACCCTGATCGGGGGGGCTACATGCTAAGCAGCTTTCGCCATGTGGAAACACCTTTGAAGCGCATGTTTTTAGGGTCTTCGGCATTTGATGACGGACGGAAGCTGACTTTCCAGTTTCCCATAAGAACAAACGGGGCCCAGTAATATGGGTGGCTTGTTCCAGGACTGTTCAAGAGGGTCAACTTGGCCTGGCGAAGCGCGTCAGACTTGGACCCTTCCTTAAGGTTTCGGTACATTTCTATGAAAAGCTTGGCCGTGCTCTCATCGTTCACCTGCCACATGCTCAAAATTACCGAGTCCGTCCCCGCGAAGAGAAACGCCCTTGCCAAGCCCAGCATGGCGCCGCCCTCGCCGGGTTGAGTCTTCTCCGAAGAAAGGCAAGACGAGATGACCACAAGATCGGAATTCAGCTTCAGACCGAACACCTCGCCTGCTTGAAGGAACCCGTCGTTTTCCTGATCGCCGTACAGGGAAAATAGGATCGCAGGTTGATTCTGAAACTTTCCTGCTCCACTCAGAAGTACGCCGTGAGTCGCCAGGTGCACGTAATTGTACCGGCTCAAGTCGGCCTTCTTGAATAAAGTTTCCGTAGCCTGGGGTCCGAGGTAAGTCTGCGTAGGCCCTGTCACGATCTTGACGATTTCCGAGATCTCTTTACGAGCCCCGGGCAAGGGCTTTAGCTCGTTTCCTCGTGCGCCTCGCGGCCCACCGGTGAACATGGCCATCAGCTTGTCAGCGCCAGGGTTGAATTCCTTCTTTTTTTCCGGGTCGGAATAGACCGCGTCGCCGAAAGCTACCAGGTTCCATCCTGGTTTCTTGTCCCGCTTACGGGTTCGGATGTGAGACAAAGACGCGGCGGACGGGGCGTAACAAAACGCATATTTCTCCAACAAGTAAGAGGGGCGCTCCGAGGCGGACCAGAACCGCTTCGTTGAGTGGGCCTGCGAGTCGACGAGCAACTCAAAGGGGAGTGAGGACAGAGGGCCGTGAGGTATTATCATCACGGTCTTCTTTCCTGCCAGAAAGTACTCCACCGGCTTGATGAGTTTCGAATAAAGCCTGTAAGCAACTGAGGGGTCCCAACTCGCCTGCGTGTCCGCTCGATAAAGAGGTCTGGTCAGTGCGTCTATATCCCTTTCCAGGTCCTTGGTGGCGTAATCGACAGAGTGCGTGTAAAAACGGTGCTTGTCGATGGCGAACAGGTAAGT includes:
- the cbpA gene encoding modified peptide precursor CbpA, producing MKDVIAYRKTCSADGTGLSHYILMGTKTT